CCGGTACCGGTATCCCAGTGGCCTGTTTCCTCCATGGCTACGCCGGTTTCATTTTCGGCTCGGTAAAGGCCAATGCCCTGTGGATGACGCCGCTGATGCCGGTGATCTTCATCTGCTCGGCGGTGGTATCCGGGATTGCGCTCTGCATTGTCACCTACATTGCCACCATGGAGATCCGCAAGGCCTTGCATGCCTGGAAGCAAAAAAGCAGTCCGGCGTTGCCGCTGCTCGACGAGATGAAAAGCGCGGAGCTGCAGGTGGTCACCATGACAGCGCGCTACCTGGTCATGTTCCTGATTCTGGCGATTACCCTGGAGCTGCTAGACCTGATCTTCCGCGGGTACACCGCCGTCAAGTCGTGGGATATCCTGAGGAGCGTCATCTACGGCAAGGATTTTGTTAATATTTTCGTGATCCAGTACGGCATGGGCAACCTGATCCCGTTTTTCCTGCTGCTGTTGCCGCGTCTGACGATCCGTCGTGCCGTAGCCGGGACCCTGCTGGTGCTGCTTGGCGTATTCATGATGCGCTGGAACGTGGTCATCGGCGGCCAGGCGTTCTCCTCCTCGTTTAGCGGGTTTATGCATTATCATCTGCCGATCTGGCCGGATAACCTGGAGACCTTCAAGGAAGGGCTGTTCGGAGCGCTGCTGGTGGCGATTACGCCGTTTGTCCTGTTTTGGGGTCTCAACAAGGTGATCCCGGTTTTTCCGGTCAAGGATACGCACTGACCGTCCGAATTTTACAGTGGGGCTATTGACAAGCAGTTCCGGCATTTGTTAGCCTCTGGTGACATTTCCGTTTTGGCAATGCTCTATTTCGATTTTGCAGGGGAAGATCAAAATGCACAAAAAACTCTTTATCCCGGGGCCGGTTGAGATTGCTCCAGAAATCCTGGCTGCCATGGCCAAGCCGATGATCGGGCACCGGATGGCAGAGTATGCCCAACTGCACAAGCGGGTTACGGATAACCTTAAAAAACTGATGTTTACCGACTCCCGGGTGTTCTTGGCCACCTCCAGCGCCTTCGGCGTTATGGAAGGCGCAATCCGGAACCTGGTGGCAAAGCGGTGCGCCAACTTCTGCAATGGCGCTTTTTCCGACAAATGGCACGATGTGACCAAGCGCTGCGGCAAAGAGGCCGATGCCTTCAAG
This region of Geoanaerobacter pelophilus genomic DNA includes:
- the nrfD gene encoding NrfD/PsrC family molybdoenzyme membrane anchor subunit, with protein sequence MVHGEVWTAKELFVYPNEYIYWTIQIVMYPFMTGLVAGAFVLSSLYHVFGVKQLKEIARFSLVFSFALLPVAMMPLLLHLQFPFRGIEVMMTPHFTSAIAAFGIVFTTYGMIVAAELWFVYRKYFVETALELRQLTGRSVTQQFRYVLYSVLTLGAWDISEQALEKDERAVKLLAGTGIPVACFLHGYAGFIFGSVKANALWMTPLMPVIFICSAVVSGIALCIVTYIATMEIRKALHAWKQKSSPALPLLDEMKSAELQVVTMTARYLVMFLILAITLELLDLIFRGYTAVKSWDILRSVIYGKDFVNIFVIQYGMGNLIPFFLLLLPRLTIRRAVAGTLLVLLGVFMMRWNVVIGGQAFSSSFSGFMHYHLPIWPDNLETFKEGLFGALLVAITPFVLFWGLNKVIPVFPVKDTH